Proteins from one Oscillatoria nigro-viridis PCC 7112 genomic window:
- a CDS encoding COP23 domain-containing protein, which translates to MKFRILKSAFSASIIALAAPILANSPALAQTPSFFCGAAGGRPATIAVQQGKNIPVILWLADNYFNESGEDAITRCTRVSGILNNSQPQGSWENIVTAGASTSGQLIICAANPQDGSCRLLYQVPKGQNPEQARQELLKRVTNPNVSVSPVKVN; encoded by the coding sequence ATGAAATTTCGGATCTTAAAGTCTGCTTTTAGCGCGTCAATTATTGCTCTTGCGGCTCCGATTTTAGCAAACAGTCCAGCCTTGGCCCAAACACCTTCTTTCTTCTGCGGCGCTGCTGGCGGCCGCCCAGCTACAATTGCAGTCCAACAAGGCAAAAATATTCCCGTTATTTTGTGGCTAGCTGATAACTATTTCAATGAATCAGGAGAAGATGCGATTACTCGGTGCACCAGAGTCTCAGGAATTCTCAATAACTCGCAACCGCAAGGAAGCTGGGAGAATATTGTCACAGCAGGTGCATCTACCAGCGGTCAACTAATTATTTGTGCAGCTAATCCTCAAGACGGTTCCTGTAGATTATTATATCAAGTACCCAAAGGCCAAAATCCCGAACAAGCCCGACAAGAACTCTTAAAAAGAGTTACAAATCCTAATGTAAGTGTTTCGCCTGTTAAAGTAAATTGA
- a CDS encoding AAA-like domain-containing protein: MNFTTKPSYYQVGGSLTNNAPNYVKRQADDDLYNGLKAGEFCYVLNSRQMGKSSLQVRTIQRLRNEGIACAAIDISEIGNRGVTPEQWYAGLLRILENNFNLSDLVNVRTWWRDRNFLTPVQRLSEFIETVLLPNIPSNIVIFIDEIDSILALDFPADDFLALIRSCYNKRANNSEFDRLTWALLGVASPTDLCREQNASSNTPFNIGKAIELTGFDETEAQPLAAGLAELTDSPNQVLREVLYWTGGQPFLTQKLCKLLLENAELIPNLPPPAPPWQGGEKDKINSSKEWVEKVVRLKIVENWETQDVPEHLSTIRDRLFKENQRIVRRLGLYQQILAQTESVPDGSAEQMELRLSGLIVKRAEKLTISNPIYEAVFNQELIAEKLEKLSPYSEAIKLWLNSSCEDDSQLLRGDDLQSALVWAAGKSLRNEDFQFLTASQKVILSDQNQLLRSATLETKKAVCDAEKALSEADSAKQKAKQWIGIGSAVLAASLLAAIGFSTLAYQRFKLAQASIEIEQNGSDALLLAVSQKTENSEALSEALLRAIASGKKLKTLVRNQHNLEQYPATRPLLALQIILDKISETHEIKASLIPQIKINWQGHKGAVTSINFSPTRQILATAGIDDRVRIWNLSGQKIAEWKALQQSVNMVNFSPNGKFLATAGRDSTVKIWNLSGKNISTLKGIQGSVTSISFSPEGQLLAAAGIDSNAAIWKLAKLPKSISSSVKLPGHNGLVRSVNFSPNGDFITTLDGNSRVRIWDLSGKLEKTLPVQAIGLSFTPAQHQYRFATVTLNGKVGLWNLSEKELVKEFQTLHLDAKSISFSPDGERLATVGIDKTVRLWNLAGRQVAQFEFDENVVSVSWSRDGKQIAIAGSNGTVWLRQVEGLEELLKQSCNFFTTQPKYFTRVSNICK; encoded by the coding sequence ATGAATTTTACCACAAAACCCAGTTACTATCAAGTCGGTGGGAGTTTGACAAATAACGCTCCCAATTATGTGAAGCGGCAAGCCGACGACGATTTATATAACGGATTGAAAGCCGGGGAATTTTGCTATGTTTTGAATTCCCGGCAAATGGGCAAATCTAGCTTGCAGGTGCGGACAATTCAGCGGCTGAGAAATGAAGGAATTGCTTGTGCTGCGATCGACATTTCGGAAATTGGCAACCGCGGCGTCACTCCCGAACAGTGGTATGCTGGTTTGCTACGCATTCTCGAAAATAACTTTAACCTGTCGGATCTTGTCAACGTGCGGACTTGGTGGCGCGATCGCAATTTTTTAACCCCGGTTCAAAGATTGAGCGAATTCATCGAAACCGTACTGCTACCCAACATTCCCAGCAATATTGTCATTTTTATTGACGAAATCGACAGCATTCTCGCCCTAGATTTTCCCGCCGACGATTTTTTAGCGCTAATTCGATCGTGCTACAACAAGCGCGCCAACAATTCAGAGTTCGATCGCCTAACTTGGGCCCTTTTAGGCGTAGCATCGCCGACGGATTTGTGCCGCGAGCAAAATGCCAGCAGCAATACCCCTTTTAATATTGGCAAGGCGATCGAATTAACTGGTTTTGACGAAACCGAAGCTCAACCGCTAGCAGCGGGGTTGGCAGAGCTTACAGACAGCCCTAATCAAGTTTTGAGAGAAGTATTGTATTGGACGGGCGGGCAGCCTTTTTTGACTCAAAAGCTGTGCAAACTATTGTTGGAAAATGCCGAATTAATCCCGAATTTACCCCCCCCAGCCCCCCCTTGGCAAGGGGGGGAGAAAGATAAAATTAACTCTTCTAAAGAGTGGGTTGAGAAGGTAGTGCGCTTGAAAATCGTGGAGAATTGGGAAACTCAAGATGTGCCCGAACATTTGTCCACAATTCGCGATCGGCTTTTCAAAGAAAACCAGCGCATTGTCAGGAGACTGGGATTGTATCAGCAAATTTTAGCACAAACTGAAAGTGTCCCCGATGGCAGTGCGGAACAAATGGAATTGCGATTGAGCGGATTAATCGTTAAGCGCGCGGAAAAATTAACAATTTCTAATCCTATTTATGAAGCTGTATTTAACCAAGAATTAATTGCAGAAAAGTTAGAAAAACTCTCGCCTTACTCGGAAGCTATCAAACTATGGCTAAATTCTAGCTGTGAAGATGATTCCCAACTGTTGCGAGGGGATGATTTGCAGTCAGCATTAGTTTGGGCGGCAGGAAAAAGTTTGAGAAACGAAGATTTTCAGTTTTTGACGGCTAGCCAGAAAGTTATTTTGAGCGACCAAAATCAACTGCTGCGTTCAGCTACACTCGAAACCAAAAAAGCTGTCTGCGATGCCGAAAAAGCTTTGAGTGAAGCTGACTCTGCGAAACAAAAAGCCAAACAGTGGATCGGCATCGGTTCTGCCGTACTGGCAGCATCGTTACTGGCGGCGATCGGCTTTTCAACTCTCGCTTACCAGCGGTTTAAACTGGCACAAGCAAGTATTGAAATCGAACAAAATGGCAGCGATGCTTTACTGTTGGCGGTATCTCAAAAGACTGAAAACAGCGAAGCTTTATCAGAAGCTTTGCTGAGGGCGATCGCCTCCGGAAAAAAATTAAAAACCTTGGTACGAAACCAACATAACCTAGAACAATATCCCGCAACTAGACCGCTGTTAGCTTTACAAATAATCCTTGATAAAATTAGCGAAACACATGAGATAAAAGCGTCCCTCATTCCGCAGATAAAGATAAATTGGCAAGGTCATAAAGGTGCAGTTACCAGCATCAATTTTAGCCCAACTAGGCAGATTTTAGCAACCGCAGGAATAGACGATCGAGTTCGGATTTGGAACTTGTCCGGGCAAAAAATTGCTGAATGGAAAGCTTTGCAGCAGTCAGTTAATATGGTAAACTTTAGCCCGAACGGTAAATTTTTAGCGACGGCCGGAAGGGACAGCACAGTTAAAATATGGAATTTATCAGGTAAAAATATTTCTACTTTGAAAGGAATTCAAGGCTCAGTTACCAGCATCAGTTTTAGTCCCGAAGGACAGTTGTTGGCGGCCGCAGGAATAGACAGCAATGCTGCAATTTGGAAATTGGCAAAACTGCCCAAATCAATATCATCTAGCGTGAAACTCCCCGGTCACAACGGCTTAGTGAGAAGCGTAAATTTTAGCCCAAACGGCGATTTTATAACAACGTTAGATGGCAACTCTAGAGTGCGAATTTGGGATTTGTCGGGCAAGCTGGAAAAAACACTGCCTGTTCAGGCAATTGGGCTCAGTTTCACTCCGGCTCAACACCAGTATCGCTTTGCTACAGTAACATTGAATGGCAAAGTTGGGCTGTGGAATCTGTCAGAAAAAGAATTAGTTAAGGAATTTCAAACATTGCATTTAGATGCGAAATCAATTAGTTTTAGTCCCGACGGAGAACGGCTTGCTACAGTGGGAATTGACAAGACAGTGCGGCTGTGGAATTTAGCGGGTCGGCAGGTTGCTCAATTTGAGTTCGATGAGAATGTTGTTAGTGTCAGTTGGAGTCGAGACGGAAAGCAAATTGCTATCGCTGGAAGCAACGGCACTGTCTGGTTGAGGCAGGTTGAAGGTTTAGAAGAATTGCTGAAGCAAAGCTGCAATTTTTTCACCACTCAACCCAAGTATTTTACCAGAGTTTCAAATATCTGCAAGTAG
- a CDS encoding 5-formyltetrahydrofolate cyclo-ligase: MKTDWIGYHREKDKLRTEIWSLLKQQAASIGDPFGHIPNFVGAQLAAERLATLPIWQQAKTIKCNPDSAQNPVRMQALQDGKRLYMAVPRLTDDRCFVELTAEDLQRQNVSIAESALAKPSKRIARKALDCGKLVSFAEMEPIDLAIVGCVAVTPNGGRTGKGAGFADLELAMLKEFGLVEIDTPIVTTVHPLQIVADLRLPMQAHDWALNWIVTAQEVIETNTTYPRPIGLNWDSIRPEQLEQIPILRKLNEPRKR, translated from the coding sequence ATGAAAACTGATTGGATTGGATATCACCGCGAAAAAGATAAGTTAAGAACCGAAATTTGGTCTTTGCTGAAGCAGCAAGCCGCATCTATTGGCGATCCGTTTGGCCATATTCCAAACTTTGTCGGTGCCCAGTTGGCTGCCGAAAGATTGGCAACTTTACCAATATGGCAACAAGCAAAAACGATTAAGTGCAATCCAGATTCGGCGCAAAATCCGGTGCGTATGCAAGCTTTGCAAGATGGAAAACGCCTGTATATGGCAGTTCCGCGATTGACAGACGATCGCTGTTTTGTTGAGTTAACTGCTGAGGATTTGCAGAGGCAAAATGTATCTATTGCTGAAAGTGCGTTAGCGAAGCCCTCGAAGAGGATCGCCCGCAAAGCACTCGATTGCGGAAAATTGGTAAGTTTTGCAGAAATGGAGCCGATTGATTTAGCAATAGTCGGCTGCGTAGCCGTGACTCCCAACGGTGGAAGAACCGGGAAAGGTGCAGGATTTGCAGATTTGGAATTGGCTATGCTCAAAGAATTCGGGTTAGTAGAAATCGATACGCCAATTGTAACAACAGTGCATCCTTTGCAAATAGTCGCAGATTTGCGTTTACCAATGCAAGCTCACGATTGGGCGCTGAATTGGATTGTTACTGCCCAGGAGGTAATTGAAACTAATACAACTTATCCGCGTCCAATTGGGTTAAACTGGGATAGTATACGGCCGGAACAGTTGGAACAAATTCCGATTTTGCGAAAGTTAAACGAACCGCGTAAGCGCTAG
- a CDS encoding Uma2 family endonuclease: MLPVESVAAIPNDLIWRLSIEQYHAIIQAGILTDDDSVELLEGWLVFKIPKNPPHRATTRLVRTALEHILPAGWYVDSQEPITLSNSEPEPDLVVVRGDTRQYLDRHPGAEDIALIVEVSDTTLQRDRTVKKQIYARAGIAIYWIVNLVEEQVEVYSQPLVEVEPSDYSQRLDFGRSAVIPIIIEGREIGAIAVNSLLP, encoded by the coding sequence ATGTTGCCTGTTGAAAGTGTCGCAGCAATTCCGAACGATCTGATTTGGCGCTTGAGCATCGAGCAGTATCATGCGATAATTCAAGCCGGCATTCTCACCGATGATGACTCTGTAGAATTGCTGGAAGGTTGGCTGGTTTTCAAAATCCCAAAAAATCCACCGCATCGAGCAACAACTCGTCTTGTCAGAACAGCTTTAGAGCATATTTTACCTGCGGGGTGGTATGTTGATTCCCAAGAACCGATAACGCTATCTAACAGCGAACCCGAACCCGATCTAGTGGTTGTCCGAGGGGATACGCGGCAGTATCTCGATCGCCATCCTGGTGCTGAAGATATTGCCCTGATTGTTGAAGTATCCGATACGACGCTTCAGCGCGATCGCACTGTCAAAAAACAGATTTATGCCCGCGCTGGAATTGCGATTTATTGGATTGTGAATCTTGTGGAAGAACAGGTTGAGGTGTACTCTCAACCTCTTGTTGAAGTTGAGCCGTCAGATTACAGTCAAAGGTTGGATTTTGGGCGATCGGCTGTTATACCGATTATTATTGAAGGGAGAGAAATTGGGGCGATCGCTGTGAATTCTCTTTTACCTTGA
- a CDS encoding AAA-like domain-containing protein — protein MLKSKRDRGRILTASGLKKLNEALQEWSDRNNIRGTLTEIEAESGVGADTVSKIKQGREGADLSKIRQLFAAFEMTLAASDHRSAKLEEAENLNELDNLPPAGETASSSRIVKVFVSYRSAEPDRELGKQLETALSAIGHTVFTAENNIRLGDNWFDRINFFLQECDYLLILLPPTGNQSELLTYQVQQAKELQDSRPDRKPIILPIRVGFPLNAPLNHDLRGYLYRIKQREWKTSADTPIIIEEVLNLLAETPAPVIEETEDLAQKQLLEISSDEIPLPAAEPELPGGQVDVASQFYVERPPIEERCYQTIVQPSALIRIKAPRQMGKTSLMARILHHGARQGYCTVPLTFQLVDKAVFANLDKFLKWFCAYVGRELHLPNQLDDYWDDIFGSKVNCKDYFEKYILPQIDSPLILGLDEIDRVFQYPDIAEDFLGLLRAWHEESKRRDIWKKLRLIVVHSTEVYIPMNINQSPFNVGLPVDLPEFNSQQIQDLAARHNLNWSEAQVEELMAIVGGHPYLVRVALYHISRSGLTLDELKETAIADAGIYSDHLRRQLWNLEEYPELAQGMREIAAADSPVPLKAMQAFKLDSLGLVKLQGNECVPRCELYRQYFRSHLSAIV, from the coding sequence GTGCTCAAGTCAAAACGCGATCGCGGTCGCATTCTCACTGCCTCTGGCTTAAAGAAACTTAACGAGGCGCTCCAAGAATGGTCTGACCGAAATAACATTAGAGGTACTCTGACTGAAATCGAGGCTGAGTCTGGCGTCGGTGCCGATACAGTCAGCAAAATTAAGCAGGGTAGAGAAGGTGCGGATTTGAGTAAAATTCGACAGTTGTTCGCGGCTTTTGAAATGACTCTGGCTGCTAGCGACCACCGATCGGCTAAACTTGAGGAAGCGGAAAATTTAAACGAGCTGGACAATTTGCCGCCAGCCGGGGAAACAGCCAGCAGCAGCAGAATTGTTAAAGTATTTGTCAGTTATCGCAGCGCCGAACCGGATCGCGAGTTGGGAAAACAGTTAGAAACGGCTTTAAGCGCGATCGGTCATACAGTTTTCACAGCCGAAAATAACATTAGATTGGGAGATAATTGGTTCGATCGCATTAATTTCTTCCTCCAAGAATGCGATTATTTGCTGATACTTTTGCCGCCAACGGGAAATCAAAGCGAACTACTAACATATCAAGTTCAGCAAGCAAAAGAACTGCAAGACTCCCGGCCTGACAGAAAACCAATAATTCTCCCGATTCGCGTCGGTTTTCCCCTGAACGCGCCTCTAAACCACGACTTGCGGGGCTATCTGTACCGCATCAAACAGAGGGAATGGAAAACCAGCGCCGACACTCCAATTATTATCGAAGAAGTTCTGAATTTGCTAGCAGAAACTCCCGCACCAGTCATAGAAGAAACGGAAGATTTAGCACAAAAACAGCTATTAGAAATTAGCAGCGACGAAATACCTCTACCCGCCGCCGAACCCGAATTGCCGGGAGGACAAGTCGATGTCGCTTCTCAATTTTATGTAGAACGCCCGCCCATCGAAGAACGCTGCTATCAAACTATTGTGCAGCCCAGCGCGTTAATTAGAATCAAAGCACCGCGACAAATGGGCAAAACTTCGTTGATGGCAAGAATTTTGCATCACGGAGCCCGTCAAGGCTATTGCACCGTGCCGCTAACTTTTCAGTTAGTAGATAAAGCCGTATTTGCCAACTTAGATAAATTCTTAAAGTGGTTTTGCGCTTACGTCGGCCGCGAGTTGCACTTACCCAATCAATTAGACGATTATTGGGACGACATTTTTGGCAGCAAAGTCAACTGCAAAGATTACTTTGAAAAATACATTTTACCGCAAATCGACAGTCCTTTAATTTTAGGATTAGACGAGATCGATCGCGTTTTTCAATATCCCGACATTGCCGAAGACTTTTTAGGACTGCTGCGGGCGTGGCACGAAGAATCGAAGCGGCGGGACATCTGGAAAAAACTGCGATTAATTGTAGTTCACTCCACCGAAGTTTACATCCCGATGAATATCAATCAATCGCCTTTTAACGTCGGGCTGCCCGTTGATTTGCCCGAATTTAACTCTCAGCAAATACAAGATTTAGCAGCGCGCCACAACTTGAATTGGTCGGAAGCCCAAGTTGAGGAATTGATGGCAATTGTCGGCGGACATCCGTATTTAGTGCGAGTTGCATTGTATCACATTTCGCGATCGGGTTTGACACTCGATGAATTAAAAGAAACTGCGATCGCAGATGCTGGAATTTACAGCGACCATTTGCGGCGGCAGTTGTGGAATTTGGAAGAATATCCAGAGTTGGCGCAGGGAATGAGAGAGATTGCAGCGGCGGATTCTCCGGTGCCGTTAAAGGCGATGCAGGCGTTTAAATTAGACAGTTTGGGGTTGGTGAAGTTGCAGGGGAACGAGTGCGTGCCGAGGTGCGAGTTGTACCGACAATATTTTCGATCGCACTTAAGCGCGATCGTCTAA
- a CDS encoding serine hydrolase — MTLKLRWLLPAALSLFSIALPAKADTLTSWHFDARENQLNLTTDSGVQPEVKLIANPTRLVIDLPGIVLEYPETPQSYNSAIQQIRVGQFDTETTRLVIQLTPGYKLDPQKVRVIRESATRWSFQLPNPEQIAGSESFIPTAITRIEQAAGQITPTVSPGNQRNYSTDLGMSTGLEMTAIKPQIESAIEQYRSLSAGMFFLDLDTGNYLDIKGDRVFPAASTIKLPILIAFYQDVDAGKVSLDETLVMKSDLVASGSGTMQDSPNGTRFSIRETVDKMITISDNTATNMIIERLGGIAKLNERFRSWGLTDTRIRNWLGDFQGTNTTSSVDMVKLLAMLSRDKLVSESSREQALELLRHTTTRTLLPSGLGPGAVIADKTGDIGFVVGDAGIIDMPNGKRYLAAIFVKRPYNDPIVREFVRRISRIVYNYLDQPAAKASDNLR; from the coding sequence ATGACTCTAAAACTGCGATGGCTGTTGCCGGCCGCCCTTAGTCTGTTCTCGATCGCCCTGCCCGCAAAAGCTGATACACTAACATCTTGGCACTTCGATGCCCGCGAAAACCAACTCAATTTAACAACAGATTCAGGAGTTCAGCCGGAAGTCAAACTAATCGCAAACCCCACCCGCTTAGTAATTGATTTGCCGGGAATAGTCTTGGAATATCCCGAAACTCCTCAAAGCTACAACTCAGCTATTCAACAAATTAGAGTCGGGCAATTTGACACCGAAACTACCAGGTTAGTGATACAATTAACTCCCGGCTATAAGTTAGACCCGCAAAAAGTCCGAGTCATTAGAGAATCTGCCACTCGCTGGTCGTTTCAGTTGCCAAATCCCGAGCAAATAGCCGGCAGCGAGTCTTTTATACCCACAGCTATTACCCGCATAGAACAAGCAGCAGGTCAAATTACGCCCACTGTTTCGCCGGGAAATCAGAGAAACTATTCGACTGATTTGGGGATGTCAACAGGCTTGGAAATGACCGCCATCAAGCCTCAAATCGAAAGTGCGATCGAACAGTATAGATCCCTCAGCGCCGGAATGTTTTTTTTGGATTTAGATACAGGAAACTATTTGGATATCAAGGGCGATCGAGTATTTCCGGCCGCGAGTACCATCAAGTTACCAATTCTGATTGCTTTTTATCAAGATGTAGACGCAGGCAAAGTTAGCCTAGACGAAACATTAGTTATGAAGTCAGACTTGGTTGCCAGCGGTTCTGGAACTATGCAAGACAGCCCAAATGGCACTCGGTTTAGCATCAGAGAAACCGTAGATAAAATGATTACCATCAGCGACAATACAGCCACCAACATGATTATTGAACGTTTGGGGGGAATTGCTAAACTCAACGAGCGTTTTCGCAGTTGGGGATTAACTGATACCAGAATTCGCAATTGGCTCGGCGATTTTCAAGGAACAAATACAACCAGTTCTGTGGATATGGTAAAGTTGCTGGCGATGCTGTCTCGCGATAAATTAGTCTCTGAATCGAGTCGGGAACAAGCTTTAGAATTACTGCGGCACACAACAACTAGAACGCTTTTGCCTTCCGGTTTAGGCCCCGGCGCAGTTATTGCTGACAAAACCGGAGATATCGGCTTTGTAGTTGGCGATGCGGGAATTATTGATATGCCCAACGGCAAGCGTTATTTAGCGGCAATCTTTGTCAAGCGTCCTTACAATGACCCGATTGTAAGAGAGTTTGTGCGTCGAATTTCGCGGATTGTTTACAATTATTTAGACCAACCTGCGGCGAAAGCATCTGACAATTTGCGTTGA
- a CDS encoding glyoxalase/bleomycin resistance protein/dioxygenase, with protein sequence MPNTIEFCHAIPVMPALDLSKAIAFYEQQLGFIKKFVYDDYVGISRGSVEVHLWLCNDPQIPENTSCRINVKNIEELYEEYWRANVIHPNGKLVVKPWGLKEFVILDLNRNAIHFAETVL encoded by the coding sequence ATGCCAAATACCATAGAGTTTTGTCATGCCATTCCGGTTATGCCAGCGCTAGATCTTTCAAAAGCAATCGCTTTTTATGAACAGCAACTGGGATTTATTAAAAAATTTGTGTACGACGATTATGTCGGCATTTCACGCGGCAGTGTTGAAGTTCATTTATGGCTGTGCAATGACCCTCAGATTCCGGAAAATACCAGTTGTCGCATCAATGTGAAGAATATCGAAGAACTTTATGAAGAGTATTGGCGAGCTAATGTGATTCACCCAAATGGTAAGCTCGTCGTCAAACCTTGGGGGTTGAAAGAATTTGTGATACTCGACTTAAACAGAAACGCAATTCATTTCGCCGAAACTGTATTATAG
- a CDS encoding GUN4 domain-containing protein, with amino-acid sequence MSIQPREYDAVLGSNNTAAFTDAVLGGIEGVKRRLATGDIESRIIALSQALNYGEAGLDLVIQALQDRSKQIQWSAYGLLARKTETKVEQALQSFSLISEAGIDYSSLQYLLASQEWEKADEQTRKLVLQAANRSDNWLRKEDIQSLGCEDLFIIDRLWTIYSQGRFGFSVQKRIWESLGSEKPDGARGQEFSDRVGWHKQKTETDSYYDILKLYTIKRREDIPCGLNAPEGNLPSICEFGGGELLSWYESPDTESTMGFYGGGGYRNKWSNDSFFGKDMVVCFLKRIQACPEIP; translated from the coding sequence ATGTCTATTCAACCAAGAGAATACGACGCCGTGCTTGGCTCTAACAATACAGCAGCATTTACAGATGCTGTTTTAGGCGGAATAGAAGGAGTCAAGCGCCGACTTGCCACTGGAGACATTGAATCTAGAATCATTGCTCTTTCTCAAGCATTAAATTATGGAGAAGCGGGTTTAGATTTAGTTATTCAAGCGCTTCAAGATCGATCCAAACAAATCCAATGGTCTGCTTATGGATTACTTGCTCGAAAAACAGAAACCAAAGTAGAACAAGCACTCCAATCTTTTTCATTAATTTCTGAGGCGGGAATAGATTACAGCTCGTTACAATATTTACTGGCAAGTCAAGAATGGGAAAAAGCAGACGAACAAACTCGCAAGCTGGTGCTGCAAGCTGCTAATCGATCGGACAACTGGTTGAGAAAAGAAGACATTCAATCTTTAGGTTGTGAAGATTTATTTATTATCGATCGACTTTGGACAATATACAGTCAGGGTCGTTTTGGCTTTAGCGTACAAAAACGCATTTGGGAAAGTTTGGGTTCGGAAAAACCGGATGGAGCCAGAGGCCAAGAATTTAGCGATCGCGTAGGATGGCACAAGCAAAAAACTGAAACCGATAGCTACTACGATATTCTCAAACTATATACAATCAAAAGACGCGAGGATATTCCTTGCGGCTTGAATGCTCCTGAAGGAAATTTACCCAGTATTTGTGAATTTGGTGGAGGTGAGCTCTTGTCATGGTATGAATCCCCCGATACTGAATCTACTATGGGTTTTTACGGGGGTGGTGGCTATAGAAATAAATGGTCAAATGACTCGTTTTTTGGGAAAGACATGGTTGTTTGTTTTCTCAAACGCATCCAAGCTTGTCCGGAAATTCCTTAA
- a CDS encoding DUF4342 domain-containing protein, whose amino-acid sequence MNSQLEQQVTILQDETAATGNSANPTVETPLFASEFATEEKVRVEEFKISGESLIGKVKELIEQGKLRRLVIKNSQGRTLADIPLMVGLVGGVAGSVVFPIAAVLATVGAVAAHLTVAIERKE is encoded by the coding sequence ATGAACTCACAACTAGAACAACAAGTAACGATTCTACAAGACGAAACAGCAGCGACCGGAAATTCTGCAAACCCAACAGTTGAAACTCCTTTATTCGCCTCAGAATTTGCAACAGAGGAAAAAGTCAGAGTGGAAGAATTTAAGATTAGCGGCGAAAGTTTAATTGGTAAAGTCAAAGAGCTAATTGAGCAAGGAAAACTCCGCCGCCTCGTCATCAAAAACTCACAAGGGCGGACTTTGGCAGACATTCCGCTGATGGTGGGATTGGTGGGCGGCGTTGCAGGATCGGTAGTCTTTCCAATTGCTGCTGTACTTGCTACAGTTGGGGCAGTTGCGGCTCATTTGACTGTAGCCATCGAGCGCAAAGAATAG
- a CDS encoding GAF domain-containing protein: protein MSGDRLQNIVNRLTDRLKRDVLVEKSLYDIREVLQSDRALLYYFYRQWQGRVTYEMLSAIELSILGSTGPDECFSGEYAALYEAGRVKAIADIEVEPIHQCHRDFLRSLKVRANLVVPILTNKGLWGLLIAHQCSGPRTWSRSDIEFMQQQAQNMAMSPTIQDS, encoded by the coding sequence ATGTCTGGCGATCGCCTGCAAAACATTGTTAACCGGTTGACAGATCGTCTAAAGCGCGATGTATTAGTTGAAAAATCCCTCTACGACATTCGAGAAGTTTTGCAGAGCGATCGCGCCTTACTGTACTATTTTTACAGACAGTGGCAAGGTCGAGTGACTTACGAGATGTTGAGTGCGATCGAACTCTCAATCTTGGGTTCAACGGGGCCAGACGAGTGTTTTAGCGGCGAATACGCTGCTTTGTACGAAGCCGGCAGAGTTAAAGCAATTGCAGATATTGAAGTAGAACCCATTCACCAATGCCACCGAGATTTTCTGCGTAGCCTGAAAGTTCGCGCCAATTTAGTCGTGCCAATTTTAACGAACAAAGGACTGTGGGGGCTGTTAATCGCTCATCAGTGCAGCGGGCCCCGCACTTGGTCGCGATCGGACATTGAATTTATGCAGCAACAAGCACAAAATATGGCAATGTCTCCGACAATTCAAGATAGTTAA
- a CDS encoding helix-turn-helix domain-containing protein: MEIRPIRTQTDYQETLREVELLFNAAPNTPESDRLDVLSTLVEAYEKAHFPIAIPDPIAAIQYYMEARGWSGSDLEQCIGSRVKVSEILSRKRSLTLEMIRKLNQELGIPAEILIQPYESLQTSA, translated from the coding sequence ATGGAAATACGTCCAATTAGAACCCAAACTGACTATCAGGAAACCCTTCGAGAGGTTGAGTTGCTGTTTAATGCAGCTCCTAATACACCTGAGTCCGATCGCCTAGATGTGCTCAGTACCCTAGTAGAAGCTTACGAGAAGGCACACTTTCCGATCGCAATACCCGATCCAATTGCAGCCATTCAATACTACATGGAGGCCCGCGGATGGTCTGGTAGCGATTTGGAACAATGTATTGGCAGTCGAGTTAAAGTTTCTGAGATATTATCTCGCAAACGATCCTTGACTCTGGAAATGATTCGGAAGCTGAATCAAGAGTTAGGAATTCCCGCTGAGATTCTCATCCAGCCCTATGAGTCGCTACAAACCTCTGCCTAA
- a CDS encoding type II toxin-antitoxin system HigB family toxin — MRILSRSTLRNFGETHPDASEALKTWYYEASHADWQSPVDVKSAHRNASIIANNRVVFNIKGNSYRLIVAIRYDIGIIFIRFIGTHAEYDKVDAETI; from the coding sequence ATGCGTATTTTGTCCCGCAGCACCTTGCGAAACTTTGGGGAAACTCATCCAGATGCCTCAGAAGCACTAAAAACTTGGTACTACGAAGCGTCTCACGCCGATTGGCAGAGTCCAGTCGATGTTAAGTCCGCTCATCGTAATGCTAGCATCATTGCGAACAATCGTGTTGTGTTTAACATCAAAGGCAATTCCTATCGACTGATTGTTGCCATTCGTTATGACATCGGCATTATTTTTATCCGCTTTATTGGCACTCATGCCGAGTATGACAAGGTAGATGCAGAAACAATCTAA